From Pararhodobacter zhoushanensis, the proteins below share one genomic window:
- a CDS encoding citrate/2-methylcitrate synthase has protein sequence MTDTVKINRGLKGVYFERSQISDIDGRAGSLTYRGYSIHDLATQATFEEVCYLLIHGDLPDATQLAEFDAALKAARVLPEPVFDIIRATAHGHPMDVLRTAVSALAALEPDSHDASEAGFLRNGIRLTAQVPMIIAAHEAIRNGRTPVLPDMSLSHAANWLWMLKGARPSADAERLADVDFILHAEHGSNASSFAARVTVGTEATLHGAMVTALSTLAGPAHGGAAEDVMKMVHEIGKPENAAAYVAAKRAAKEPVTGFGHRVYRAEDPRARHMREGVRKLGEEMGAPGWYAILQAVVEAMSPYARHGLNVNVDFYSGVIYQLHEIPMDLYVPIFAIGRMPGWLAQCLEQRRSNILIRPLTLYDGAAPRDWVPLAAR, from the coding sequence ATGACCGACACCGTCAAGATCAACCGCGGCCTGAAGGGCGTTTACTTTGAACGCTCGCAGATTTCAGACATCGACGGGCGCGCCGGGTCGCTGACCTATCGCGGCTATTCGATCCATGATCTGGCCACGCAAGCGACGTTTGAAGAGGTCTGCTATCTGCTGATCCACGGCGACTTGCCCGACGCCACGCAGCTGGCCGAGTTCGACGCGGCACTGAAAGCCGCGCGGGTGCTGCCCGAGCCGGTGTTCGACATCATCCGCGCCACCGCGCATGGTCACCCGATGGACGTGCTGCGCACCGCGGTTTCGGCGCTGGCGGCACTGGAGCCGGACAGCCACGACGCCTCTGAGGCCGGGTTCCTGCGCAACGGCATCCGGCTGACCGCGCAGGTGCCGATGATCATCGCCGCGCACGAGGCGATCCGCAACGGGCGCACGCCGGTGCTTCCCGACATGAGCCTGAGCCACGCCGCGAACTGGCTGTGGATGCTCAAGGGCGCGCGGCCCAGCGCCGATGCGGAGCGGCTGGCGGATGTGGATTTCATCCTGCATGCCGAGCATGGCTCGAACGCCTCGTCCTTTGCCGCGCGGGTCACGGTGGGGACCGAGGCCACTCTGCACGGCGCGATGGTCACGGCGCTGAGCACGCTGGCCGGTCCCGCGCATGGCGGGGCGGCTGAGGACGTGATGAAGATGGTGCACGAGATCGGCAAGCCCGAGAACGCCGCCGCCTATGTCGCCGCCAAGCGCGCGGCGAAAGAGCCGGTGACGGGCTTTGGCCACCGCGTCTACCGTGCCGAAGATCCACGCGCGCGCCACATGCGCGAAGGGGTGCGCAAGTTGGGCGAGGAGATGGGCGCGCCGGGCTGGTACGCGATCCTGCAGGCCGTGGTCGAGGCGATGTCGCCCTATGCGCGCCACGGGCTGAATGTGAACGTCGATTTCTATTCGGGCGTGATCTATCAGCTGCACGAGATCCCGATGGATCTGTATGTGCCGATCTTCGCCATCGGGCGGATGCCCGGCTGGTTGGCGCAATGCCTTGAGCAGCGGCGCTCGAATATCCTGATCCGGCCGCTGACCCTGTATGACGGCGCGGCACCGCGCGACTGGGTGCCGCTGGCCGCGCGCTAA
- a CDS encoding Stf0 sulfotransferase family protein, with product MKQPAPSYILCTAPRSGSTLLCSLLAASGVAGAPESYFHGPLVSDWAAEVGLSLRPSDDSLPTLRTVFAAILREGTAGTGVFGLRLQRGSVDTAMAQLDRLFPGHATDAARLNAAFGAPRYVHLRRSDTLGQAISRVRAEQTGLWHRAADGSELERLAPPAAPVYDRARIAAALAEGERLTAEWDDWFAQQGIVPLRVSYEDLSADPQATLARVLGHIGQNAARARGVAPGTAQLADAVSDDWRARFLAG from the coding sequence ATGAAGCAACCCGCCCCCTCGTACATCCTGTGCACCGCGCCGCGCAGCGGCAGCACGCTCCTGTGCAGCCTGCTGGCCGCCAGCGGGGTCGCCGGTGCGCCTGAGTCGTATTTTCACGGGCCGTTGGTGTCGGATTGGGCGGCAGAGGTGGGGCTGAGCCTGCGCCCCAGTGACGACAGCCTGCCCACCCTGCGCACTGTCTTTGCCGCGATTCTGCGCGAGGGAACGGCTGGCACCGGCGTCTTCGGCCTGCGCCTGCAACGCGGCAGCGTGGACACGGCCATGGCCCAACTGGACCGCCTTTTCCCCGGTCACGCCACCGATGCCGCCCGCCTCAACGCGGCCTTCGGCGCGCCGCGCTACGTGCATTTGCGCCGTTCCGATACGCTGGGGCAGGCGATCTCGCGCGTGCGGGCCGAGCAGACCGGGCTCTGGCACCGCGCAGCGGATGGATCGGAGCTGGAGCGCCTCGCCCCGCCCGCCGCGCCGGTCTATGACCGCGCCCGGATCGCCGCCGCGCTGGCCGAGGGCGAGCGGCTGACTGCGGAATGGGACGACTGGTTCGCGCAGCAGGGCATTGTGCCCCTGCGCGTGAGCTATGAAGACCTCTCCGCCGATCCGCAGGCCACCCTTGCCCGCGTGCTTGGCCACATCGGCCAGAACGCCGCCCGCGCGCGCGGCGTCGCGCCGGGCACCGCGCAGCTTGCCGATGCCGTCAGCGACGACTGGCGCGCGCGGTTTCTGGCAGGCTAA
- a CDS encoding carboxymuconolactone decarboxylase family protein, whose amino-acid sequence MTHQPQTRLERGTQALAQIDGEAGEAVIASLADIAPDFATLLLEFPFGDIYTRPGLDLRAREVATIAALAAMGTAQPQLKVHIAAGLNVGLTRDEIVEILMQMAVYAGFPAALNGLFAAKEVFAQRDAA is encoded by the coding sequence ATGACCCATCAACCACAAACCCGCCTTGAACGCGGCACGCAGGCGCTGGCGCAGATCGACGGCGAAGCCGGTGAGGCGGTGATCGCTTCGCTGGCCGACATCGCCCCTGACTTTGCCACGCTGCTGCTGGAGTTCCCCTTTGGCGACATCTACACCCGCCCCGGTCTGGACCTGCGCGCGCGTGAGGTTGCCACCATTGCAGCCCTCGCCGCGATGGGCACGGCGCAACCGCAGCTCAAGGTGCATATCGCGGCGGGGCTGAATGTCGGCCTGACCCGCGACGAGATTGTCGAGATCCTGATGCAGATGGCGGTTTACGCCGGCTTTCCCGCCGCGCTGAACGGACTTTTCGCCGCGAAAGAGGTGTTTGCGCAGCGCGACGCGGCCTAG
- a CDS encoding phosphate acyltransferase: MSVLDQALAAARAGQFRVVLPEMDDPRIADAAARLRAEGLAQVVTLADARPAEAYVEHLLANRPGLKPALALRMLDKPLIRAAAMVAAGEADTMVAGAANATRRVIEAAALAVGMADGVQTPSSFFLMLLPDGRELVFADCGVNTSPDAAQLADIARASAATARGLFGEARVALLSYSTGASGAGPSVETVRAAAQASGFPGPVQADAALNASIAAKKGYDAPPANTLIFPDLNSGNIAYKLMQELGGAQALGPFLQGFAKPICDLSRGATVEDIVAATLVTLTMVNKP, from the coding sequence ATGAGCGTTCTGGATCAGGCCCTTGCCGCGGCGCGCGCCGGGCAGTTCCGCGTCGTGCTGCCCGAGATGGACGACCCGCGCATCGCGGATGCTGCGGCGCGGCTGCGGGCCGAAGGCTTGGCGCAGGTGGTGACGCTGGCCGATGCGCGCCCGGCCGAGGCCTATGTCGAACACCTGCTCGCCAACCGCCCCGGCCTGAAACCGGCGCTGGCGCTTCGGATGCTGGACAAACCCCTGATCCGCGCCGCCGCCATGGTCGCGGCGGGTGAGGCGGATACGATGGTCGCGGGGGCCGCCAATGCCACGCGCCGGGTGATCGAAGCGGCGGCGCTGGCCGTCGGCATGGCCGACGGCGTGCAGACCCCGTCCAGCTTTTTCCTGATGCTGCTGCCGGATGGCCGCGAACTGGTCTTTGCCGACTGCGGCGTCAACACCAGCCCCGATGCCGCGCAACTGGCCGACATCGCCCGCGCCAGCGCCGCCACAGCGCGCGGCCTTTTCGGCGAGGCGCGCGTGGCGCTGCTCAGCTATTCCACCGGCGCGTCGGGCGCAGGCCCGTCGGTCGAGACCGTCCGCGCGGCAGCTCAGGCCAGCGGCTTTCCCGGCCCCGTGCAGGCCGACGCTGCCCTTAACGCCAGCATCGCGGCCAAGAAGGGCTATGACGCGCCCCCGGCCAACACGCTGATCTTCCCCGATCTCAACTCGGGCAACATCGCCTATAAACTGATGCAGGAACTCGGTGGCGCGCAGGCGCTGGGCCCCTTCCTGCAAGGCTTCGCCAAACCGATTTGCGACCTGTCGCGGGGGGCAACCGTCGAGGATATCGTTGCCGCCACACTCGTCACCCTGACCATGGTTAACAAACCCTGA
- a CDS encoding MerR family transcriptional regulator — translation MKIADLARRTDLSVHTIRYYERIGLLPYADRDASGHRDYDAEILTWITFLSRLKTTGMPIREMLRYAALREEGPHTGPQRRALLEAHRDAVRARLAELQTCLTVLDAKIGGYAEDEERLKIYDPSTTNPP, via the coding sequence ATGAAGATTGCCGACCTTGCCAGACGCACAGACCTCAGTGTCCACACGATCCGCTATTACGAGCGGATCGGGCTGTTGCCCTATGCCGACCGCGATGCCTCGGGGCACCGCGATTATGACGCCGAGATCCTGACGTGGATCACGTTCCTGTCGCGGCTCAAGACCACCGGCATGCCGATCCGCGAGATGCTGCGCTACGCGGCCCTGCGTGAAGAAGGCCCGCACACCGGCCCGCAACGCCGCGCGCTGCTGGAGGCGCACCGTGACGCAGTGCGCGCCCGGCTGGCTGAGCTGCAAACCTGTCTCACGGTCCTCGATGCCAAGATCGGCGGCTATGCCGAGGATGAAGAGAGGCTGAAAATCTATGACCCATCAACCACAAACCCGCCTTGA
- the xsc gene encoding sulfoacetaldehyde acetyltransferase: protein MRMTTEEAFVKVLQRHGIEHAFGIIGSAFMPISDLFPRAGITFWDCAHEGSGGMMADGYTRASGKMSMMIAQNGPGITNFVTAVKTAYWNHSPLLLITPQAANKTIGQGGFQEVEQMALFKDMVAYQEEVRDPSRIAEVLNRVILNAHRHSAPAQINIPRDYWTQVIDIELPAVVEFERPAGGASAVAQAAKLLSDAKFPVILNGAGVVLGGAIPASMALAERLDAPVCVGYQHNDAFPGSHPLFAGPLGYNGSKAGMELIAQADVVLCLGTRLNPFSTLPGYGMDYWPKDAKIIQVDINPDRIGLTKKVAVGIVGDAKAVASEILAQLGDHAGDAGRADRKAAIGQKKSAWAQQLASMDHEDDDVGTSWNQRARDAKPEWMSPRMAWRAIQSALPKEAIISSDIGNNCAIGNAYPSFDEGRKYLAPGLFGPCGYGLPSIVGAKIGCPDVPVVGFAGDGAFGIAVTELTAIGRPEWPAITMVVFRNYQWGAEKRNSTLWYDDNFVGTELDEGVSYAGIAQACGLQGVQARTMDELTAALAKAVDDQMTHGKTTLIEALINQELGEPFRRDAMKKPVVVAGIDPADMRPQTR from the coding sequence ATGCGAATGACCACCGAGGAAGCCTTTGTCAAAGTGCTCCAGCGCCACGGGATCGAACATGCCTTTGGCATCATCGGTTCGGCGTTCATGCCGATTTCCGACCTGTTCCCCCGCGCCGGGATCACCTTCTGGGACTGCGCGCATGAAGGGTCGGGCGGGATGATGGCCGATGGCTATACCCGCGCCTCGGGCAAGATGAGCATGATGATCGCGCAGAACGGGCCGGGGATCACCAATTTCGTGACGGCGGTGAAAACCGCCTACTGGAACCATTCGCCGCTGCTGCTGATCACCCCGCAGGCGGCCAACAAGACCATCGGACAGGGTGGCTTTCAGGAAGTCGAGCAGATGGCGCTGTTCAAGGACATGGTCGCCTATCAGGAAGAGGTCCGCGATCCGTCGCGCATCGCCGAGGTGCTCAACCGGGTGATCCTGAACGCGCACCGCCATTCCGCCCCGGCGCAGATCAACATCCCGCGCGATTACTGGACGCAGGTGATCGACATCGAGCTGCCCGCCGTGGTGGAATTTGAACGGCCTGCCGGGGGTGCCTCGGCTGTCGCGCAAGCCGCCAAACTGCTGTCGGATGCGAAATTCCCGGTGATCCTGAACGGCGCGGGCGTGGTGCTGGGCGGGGCGATCCCGGCCTCGATGGCGCTGGCCGAGCGGCTGGATGCGCCGGTTTGCGTCGGCTACCAGCACAACGACGCCTTCCCCGGCTCGCATCCGCTGTTCGCGGGGCCCTTGGGCTATAACGGCAGCAAGGCGGGCATGGAACTGATCGCGCAGGCCGATGTGGTGCTGTGCCTTGGCACCCGGCTCAACCCGTTCTCGACCCTGCCGGGGTACGGGATGGATTACTGGCCCAAAGACGCGAAGATCATTCAGGTCGACATCAACCCCGACCGGATCGGCCTGACCAAGAAGGTCGCCGTGGGCATTGTCGGCGACGCCAAGGCGGTGGCCAGTGAAATCCTTGCACAACTGGGCGATCACGCGGGCGATGCGGGGCGCGCAGACCGCAAAGCGGCCATCGGGCAGAAGAAATCGGCCTGGGCGCAGCAACTGGCTTCGATGGACCATGAGGATGACGACGTCGGCACCAGCTGGAACCAGCGCGCCCGCGACGCCAAGCCCGAGTGGATGAGCCCGCGCATGGCGTGGCGCGCGATCCAGTCGGCGCTGCCGAAAGAGGCGATCATCTCGTCCGACATCGGCAACAACTGCGCCATTGGCAACGCCTATCCCAGCTTTGACGAGGGGCGAAAATATCTGGCGCCGGGTCTGTTCGGGCCCTGTGGCTATGGCCTGCCCTCCATCGTCGGTGCCAAGATCGGCTGCCCCGATGTGCCGGTCGTCGGCTTTGCCGGGGACGGCGCGTTCGGCATCGCGGTGACGGAACTGACGGCGATTGGGCGGCCTGAGTGGCCCGCGATCACCATGGTGGTCTTCCGCAACTACCAATGGGGTGCGGAAAAGCGCAACTCGACCCTATGGTACGATGACAATTTCGTCGGCACCGAGCTGGACGAGGGTGTGAGCTATGCGGGCATCGCGCAGGCCTGCGGGCTGCAAGGCGTGCAGGCCCGGACGATGGACGAACTGACGGCGGCGCTGGCCAAGGCGGTGGACGATCAGATGACCCACGGTAAGACCACGCTGATCGAGGCGCTGATCAATCAGGAACTGGGCGAGCCGTTCCGCCGCGACGCGATGAAAAAGCCGGTGGTGGTGGCGGGGATCGACCCGGCGGATATGCGGCCGCAAACGCGATGA
- a CDS encoding NUDIX domain-containing protein — protein MSFAESYLGQLRAHVGSRPLLVIGVRVLIEDAEGRILILKRSDTGDWGLPAGSLELGESLMDAIHREAKEETNATLEDVQVFGLSSNPAVECYTYPNGDQIQNVSVLATARLAAGTVIGSNDGEADAFRFVAPEAIDKASFSPPEFPAFAYFRAWRETGQFQFV, from the coding sequence TTGAGTTTTGCAGAAAGCTATCTGGGCCAGTTGCGCGCCCATGTCGGCAGCCGCCCGCTGCTGGTGATCGGCGTGCGCGTGCTGATCGAGGACGCCGAGGGCCGCATCCTGATCCTGAAACGCAGCGATACCGGCGACTGGGGCCTGCCCGCCGGCTCGCTGGAACTGGGCGAGTCGCTGATGGACGCGATCCACCGCGAGGCCAAGGAAGAGACCAACGCCACGCTCGAGGATGTGCAGGTGTTCGGCCTGTCCTCGAACCCCGCCGTTGAGTGCTACACCTACCCCAATGGCGACCAGATCCAGAATGTCTCGGTGCTGGCCACAGCGCGGCTGGCGGCGGGGACGGTGATCGGCTCGAACGACGGCGAGGCGGATGCGTTCCGCTTCGTCGCGCCCGAGGCCATCGATAAGGCCAGCTTCAGCCCGCCGGAATTTCCCGCCTTTGCCTATTTCCGGGCATGGCGGGAAACCGGGCAGTTCCAGTTCGTCTAG
- a CDS encoding sulfite exporter TauE/SafE family protein: protein MAAVVFIAAFVRGFSGFGYPVLLVAAGALVTNPVPLVPVGLLGDMLIGVTLWRSARPYVDWPTMIRLIIGAAVGLVPGIWLLGLIDDDMARLVVSGMVLLAALVMLGGWTLPGRAGPSMTIGAGFVSGLVTPAGVAGPPVVTLAAALGLAPLVFRATLLAYFITLNVLAMGQFGLAGRLDRETVIAAALSVPLVLLGSWWGARRAVGANPARFRTLTIGVLMAMAVIGLGRALL from the coding sequence ATGGCAGCGGTCGTTTTCATCGCCGCCTTCGTGCGCGGGTTCTCGGGCTTTGGCTATCCGGTGCTGCTGGTCGCGGCGGGCGCGCTGGTTACCAATCCGGTGCCCTTGGTGCCCGTCGGGCTGCTGGGTGACATGCTGATCGGCGTAACGCTCTGGCGCTCGGCACGGCCCTATGTGGACTGGCCGACGATGATCCGGCTGATCATCGGCGCGGCGGTCGGGCTGGTGCCGGGGATCTGGCTGCTCGGCCTGATCGACGACGACATGGCGCGGCTGGTGGTCAGTGGCATGGTGCTGCTGGCGGCGTTGGTCATGCTGGGCGGCTGGACGCTGCCGGGCCGCGCCGGGCCGTCTATGACCATCGGCGCGGGCTTCGTGTCAGGGCTGGTGACCCCGGCGGGCGTGGCCGGGCCACCGGTGGTGACGCTGGCGGCGGCGCTGGGGCTGGCACCGCTGGTGTTCCGCGCGACCTTGCTGGCGTATTTCATCACGCTCAACGTGTTGGCCATGGGCCAGTTCGGGCTGGCCGGGCGGCTGGACCGCGAGACCGTGATTGCCGCCGCATTGTCGGTGCCGCTGGTGCTGCTGGGCAGCTGGTGGGGCGCGCGCCGCGCCGTCGGCGCGAACCCGGCGCGGTTTCGCACACTGACCATCGGTGTGCTGATGGCGATGGCGGTGATCGGGCTGGGGCGGGCGTTGCTATGA
- the pdxR gene encoding MocR-like pyridoxine biosynthesis transcription factor PdxR, with protein sequence MTISVECFLLDPQHSGTLQSRIRQMVAEGILAGRLRPGERMPSSRRLAEHLGVSRITVTLAYADLVADDYLRARGRSGYFVSDSAPQPGDFPQPGARGTDVVDWARALGHRPASGQLNMGKPRNWREFRYPFVYGQADPELFDHANWRGCMIQALGQRDFARMTDDQFEQDDPGLLEYIARHTLPRRGILARGDEILVTLGAQNALWLTAQLLLNQRRNAGIEEPGYPGLRDILNQTRCKVTGIPVGPRGLEPDALPEGMDVLFCTPSHHCPTGATMPLEARHALLVVANARGLLVIEDDYEFEISHDRAPLPALKSLDREGRVIHIGSFSKSMFPGLRLGFLVGPAEFIREARALRATVLRHPPGLLQRAAAHFLSLGHYDAMLRRLTRAFAARRAVMLAAVRAEGLTIAGAAGDGGSSLWMRTPDGVSATELSQALRADSVLIEPGGPFFGESLGNDRCYRIAYSSITQDRIAEGIARIARRTRAMTPQGQRTSRAG encoded by the coding sequence ATGACCATTTCGGTCGAGTGTTTTCTTCTCGATCCGCAGCACAGCGGAACCCTGCAAAGCCGCATCCGGCAGATGGTGGCCGAGGGCATTCTGGCGGGCCGTCTGCGCCCCGGCGAGCGGATGCCGTCCAGCCGACGACTGGCCGAGCATCTGGGCGTGAGCCGAATCACCGTGACGCTGGCCTATGCGGATCTGGTTGCCGACGACTACCTGCGGGCGCGCGGCCGGTCGGGGTATTTCGTGTCCGACAGCGCGCCGCAGCCCGGCGATTTCCCGCAGCCGGGTGCGCGCGGCACCGATGTTGTGGACTGGGCGCGCGCACTGGGGCACCGGCCCGCCAGCGGGCAGCTGAACATGGGCAAACCCCGCAACTGGCGCGAGTTTCGCTATCCGTTTGTCTATGGGCAGGCCGACCCTGAGCTGTTCGATCACGCCAACTGGCGCGGCTGCATGATTCAGGCGCTGGGTCAGCGCGATTTCGCCCGCATGACCGATGACCAGTTCGAACAGGACGACCCCGGCCTGTTGGAATACATCGCCCGCCACACCCTGCCCCGGCGCGGAATTCTGGCGCGCGGGGATGAGATCCTGGTGACGCTGGGCGCGCAGAATGCCCTGTGGCTGACCGCGCAGCTGCTGCTGAACCAGCGCCGCAACGCGGGGATCGAAGAGCCGGGCTATCCCGGCCTGCGCGACATCCTGAACCAGACCCGTTGCAAGGTGACCGGCATCCCCGTGGGGCCGCGCGGGTTGGAGCCGGATGCGCTGCCCGAAGGGATGGATGTGCTGTTCTGCACCCCGTCGCACCACTGCCCCACCGGCGCGACCATGCCGCTTGAAGCCCGCCATGCACTGCTTGTGGTCGCCAATGCGCGGGGCCTTCTGGTGATCGAGGATGATTACGAATTCGAGATCAGCCACGACCGCGCGCCCCTGCCCGCGCTGAAATCGCTGGATCGCGAGGGGCGGGTTATCCACATCGGCAGCTTCTCGAAATCCATGTTCCCCGGCTTGCGGCTGGGCTTTCTGGTCGGCCCGGCGGAATTCATCCGCGAGGCCCGCGCCCTGCGCGCCACGGTACTGCGTCACCCGCCCGGCCTGCTGCAACGCGCCGCCGCGCATTTCCTGTCGCTGGGCCATTACGACGCCATGCTGCGCCGCCTGACCCGCGCCTTCGCCGCCCGCCGGGCCGTGATGCTGGCCGCCGTGCGGGCCGAAGGGCTGACGATTGCCGGCGCGGCGGGGGATGGTGGGTCCAGCCTGTGGATGCGCACGCCCGACGGGGTCAGCGCGACCGAACTGTCACAGGCCCTGCGCGCGGATTCGGTCCTGATCGAACCGGGCGGGCCGTTCTTTGGCGAATCGCTGGGGAATGACCGGTGCTACCGCATCGCCTATTCGTCGATCACGCAGGACCGCATCGCCGAGGGCATCGCCCGTATCGCCCGCCGCACCCGTGCCATGACCCCGCAGGGCCAGCGCACAAGCCGCGCGGGCTGA
- a CDS encoding DMT family transporter yields the protein MNTTQPNPLKAAMWMGGAIVSFVLMAVSGRAVQVELNTFELMFWRSLIGFFIVVAIIKIRTGDLSLIRTQHWGLHVTRNVFHFFGQNMWFYGLMLIPLSQLVALEFTNPIWVVLLAPFFLGERLTGMKMVLTLIGFVGVLVVAQPGVQPLHLGHLAGILAAIGFAINLIFTRKIMLHDQVLCVLFWMTTSQTIMALVLMLATGFQLPSMAMLPWLAVIAVTGLTAHFSLTSALGLAPATIVAPMEFARLPIVALVGVWLYGETLDPMVFLGAAIIFSANFLNLRLSTRRRAQT from the coding sequence ATGAACACGACGCAACCCAATCCGCTCAAGGCGGCGATGTGGATGGGCGGGGCGATCGTGTCCTTTGTCCTGATGGCGGTTTCCGGGCGCGCCGTGCAGGTCGAGCTGAACACGTTCGAGCTGATGTTCTGGCGCTCGCTGATCGGGTTCTTCATTGTCGTGGCGATCATCAAGATCCGCACCGGCGACCTGTCGCTGATCCGCACCCAGCACTGGGGCCTGCATGTCACGCGCAATGTGTTCCACTTCTTTGGCCAGAACATGTGGTTCTACGGGTTGATGCTGATCCCGCTGTCACAGCTGGTGGCGCTGGAATTCACCAACCCGATCTGGGTGGTGCTGCTGGCGCCGTTCTTTCTGGGCGAGCGGCTGACCGGCATGAAGATGGTGCTGACGCTGATCGGCTTTGTCGGCGTGCTGGTGGTGGCGCAGCCGGGCGTGCAGCCGCTGCATCTGGGGCATCTGGCCGGGATTCTGGCAGCGATCGGCTTTGCGATAAACCTGATCTTTACCCGCAAGATCATGCTGCATGATCAGGTGTTGTGCGTGTTGTTCTGGATGACGACCAGCCAGACGATCATGGCGCTGGTGCTGATGCTGGCAACGGGTTTCCAGCTGCCCAGCATGGCCATGCTGCCGTGGCTGGCGGTGATCGCCGTCACCGGACTGACCGCGCATTTCTCGCTGACCTCGGCGCTGGGGCTGGCCCCAGCGACCATCGTCGCACCGATGGAATTCGCCCGGCTGCCCATCGTCGCGCTGGTCGGGGTCTGGCTGTACGGCGAGACGCTGGATCCGATGGTGTTTCTGGGTGCGGCGATTATTTTTTCAGCGAATTTCTTGAACTTGCGCCTCAGCACGCGGCGTCGCGCACAAACGTAA
- a CDS encoding multicopper oxidase family protein → MNRRQFLMTSGLFAAGGLSGLGMASRAQASPVTLTIQSARFALEANPTEGMVSLSPDAPPPVLRLRQGQPFVADVTNTLDDYTAMHWHGLRLPNAMDGVPYLTQIPMGQGDTYRYEFTPPDAGTYWYHPHCNTMAQMARGLTGVLIVDEAEDPGFDLDLPVNLRDWRLGEGSQFIDLFTARGAARGGTHGTVMTANWAQEPVYDAPAGGLVRLRLVATDTTRVYRLHLPGAEGQVIALDGHPLLVPVAFPTAEAPLILGPGQRADLAIRMPASEGQTLTLFNDQPGGLRTLLTLRATGPDSRHALADLRPLAPNPLPLPDLANAEVLEFVFGWSPGDGAVNNGFCGSLGYTFWSINRVSWPGDAADGGPLATLERGRTYILRLRNESPNDHPIHLHGLAFLPLRSDRREIASNWVDTAMLLERETMDVALVADNPGDWAFHCHVIEHQKTGLTGFLRIP, encoded by the coding sequence ATGAACCGCCGCCAGTTTCTGATGACCTCGGGCCTCTTTGCCGCCGGGGGCTTGTCGGGCCTCGGGATGGCCAGCCGCGCGCAGGCCTCGCCGGTGACGCTGACGATCCAGAGCGCCCGCTTTGCACTTGAAGCCAACCCGACCGAGGGCATGGTCAGCCTGTCCCCCGACGCGCCGCCGCCCGTGTTGCGCTTGCGGCAGGGCCAGCCCTTTGTCGCCGATGTCACCAACACGCTGGACGACTACACGGCGATGCACTGGCACGGGCTGCGCCTCCCCAACGCAATGGACGGCGTGCCGTACCTGACCCAGATCCCGATGGGGCAGGGCGATACCTACCGCTATGAATTCACCCCGCCCGATGCGGGCACCTACTGGTATCACCCGCATTGCAACACCATGGCCCAGATGGCCCGTGGCCTGACCGGCGTGCTGATCGTGGACGAGGCCGAAGACCCCGGTTTCGATCTGGATCTGCCGGTGAACCTGCGCGACTGGCGGCTGGGCGAGGGCAGCCAGTTCATCGACCTGTTCACCGCGCGCGGTGCGGCGCGCGGCGGCACGCATGGCACGGTGATGACCGCCAACTGGGCGCAAGAGCCGGTCTATGACGCGCCCGCCGGGGGGCTGGTCCGCCTGCGGCTGGTTGCCACCGACACCACCCGCGTCTACCGGCTGCACCTGCCGGGGGCCGAGGGGCAGGTGATCGCTCTGGACGGTCACCCCTTGTTGGTCCCCGTCGCTTTCCCGACGGCAGAGGCACCCCTGATCCTCGGCCCCGGCCAACGCGCAGACCTTGCCATCCGCATGCCTGCCAGTGAGGGGCAGACCCTCACATTGTTCAACGACCAGCCCGGCGGATTGCGCACCCTGCTCACACTGCGCGCCACCGGTCCCGACAGCCGCCACGCGCTGGCCGATCTGCGCCCGCTGGCCCCCAACCCGCTGCCCCTGCCCGATCTGGCCAATGCCGAGGTGCTGGAATTCGTCTTCGGCTGGTCCCCCGGCGACGGCGCGGTGAACAACGGCTTCTGCGGCTCGCTGGGCTACACCTTCTGGTCGATCAACCGCGTCTCGTGGCCCGGCGATGCCGCCGACGGCGGCCCACTGGCCACGCTCGAACGCGGTCGCACCTATATCCTGCGCCTGCGCAACGAAAGCCCCAACGACCACCCGATCCACCTGCACGGCCTCGCCTTCCTGCCGCTGCGCTCGGACCGGCGCGAGATCGCCAGCAACTGGGTCGACACCGCCATGTTGCTGGAGCGCGAGACAATGGACGTTGCCCTCGTCGCCGACAATCCCGGCGACTGGGCGTTTCATTGTCATGTGATCGAGCACCAGAAAACCGGCCTGACCGGCTTTCTGCGCATCCCTTAG